One Onychostoma macrolepis isolate SWU-2019 chromosome 10, ASM1243209v1, whole genome shotgun sequence genomic region harbors:
- the LOC131548004 gene encoding protein mono-ADP-ribosyltransferase PARP14-like isoform X2, giving the protein MEEYHYPIIVEGDWGPAKNLKNKLQIHFQSKKKSQGGDCIMQYNDGSNSATILFKSSHIRDSVLSKAEHIITIDNQQIKLKVYKPSDVEKQADRTGPKTEQACGYQEPTAEKFLEESRTHEKFKQYNLRACALERSTCVRVENLPAEANNSKMLLELYFEKWGGPVEEVITIPSEQAAIIIFKEEEAKERVLKQENNICDVPVKIYPYFKSLDTILYGGNRTHLKRPGLVEREKNSVKEYMEISPALYSLLEQDGLKSAVSPQLCIDYNKKMNRLVLSGLHTEILAIKNWVLEKKVNMKQKHLQIDRSILEFLRSVDCDEMSRDLFISHGITAVYTIENGDVVVTGSTERALNEAEKMINTVLTTKHLIVEDQCVLQMPEWHDLKELLLELFNTSKKTSVFISLSKQRDKIIVTGFREPVLEVSENFGYFTEKHTRIEETVHVKSHAVVTFLKDRKSQHWQHFIKSNEVKVNFHSKRPWIKLSGECTFVQPAMIFFKKLADGLYTDTLILRKSGAKKYFKDQGKMMLSMLLKEKRFVVVLQDDDMLEEEGNFFHGTLGRISTSSPGMHAMQVHGLNQNKFRSFDTFWQGKILVGEEIEPAVFQLCGETQEDLSEAKDMISSLILQEHVTIPIPDPAITHFTSKDAETLNVMQRELTVSVWLEKKGQDSVITLEGLTRDVHTAENHIQDMIRKVKRKEKREAFFISSMVQHLYQKNRHSAKNFEMLTSYELEQSYYKRQPTVRMKINNDEYEADFVRKEATRRRLGIELNSIDLKVGAQSPLPSHWEDMKGQPVVLVKLTAGSKEYADVEKEFRRTNLNSNIIKIERVQNSALWRNYMIKKEELEVKNKHKNNEKLLFHGTAPDKTDQINHHGFNRSFAGMHGAMYGNGTYFAVDPRYSAQRYSKCDANGHKCMYLARVLVGDYTQGKQGLPVPPAKSSKSVDLYNSVTDNMNNPTMFVIFNDVQAYPEYLLTFQQGRAGANIHPRKNPFHPAYNFLW; this is encoded by the exons ATGGAGGAATATCATTATCCCATCATTGTAGAGGGAGACTGGGGGCCtgcaaaaaatctgaaaaataaacTTCAGATTCATTTTCAGAGTAAGAAAAAATCTCAGGGAGGAGACTGCATCATGCAATATAATGACGGGAGCAACTCTGCTACAATTCTTTTCAAATCATCTCACA TCAGAGATAGCGTGCTCTCAAAGGCAGAACACATTATTACCATTGACAATCAACAAATCAAGTTGAAAGTGTACAAACCCAGCGATGTAGAGAAACAGGCAGACCGCACTGGACCAAAA ACAGAACAGGCATGTGGATATCAGGAACCAA CTGCAGAAAAGTTTCTTGAGGAGAGCAGGACACATGAAAAGTTCAAGCAGTATAATCTGAGGGCCTGTGCACTGGAGAGAAGCACATGTGTGCGGGTGGAGAATCTTCCAGCTGAGGCCAACAACAGCAAGATGCTGCTGGAACTGTATTTTGAGAAATGGGGTGGTCCAGTAGAGGAAGTTATCACAATTCCATCAGAGCAAGCAGCCATTATCATCTTTAAGGAGGAAGAAG ccAAAGAGAGAGTTTTGAAGCAAGAGAATAACATCTGTGATGTTCCAGTCAAGATATATCCCTACTTTAAATCACTGGATACAATCTTGTATGGTGGCAACAGGACACATTTGAAGCGGCCAGGTCTTGTGGAAAGAGAGAAGAACAGTGTGAAAGAGTATATGGAGATTTCTCCTGCCTTGTACTCTCTGCTTGAACAGGATGGCCTAAAAAGTGCTGTTTCTCCACAACTGTGCATTGActacaacaaaaaaatgaacagaTTAGTTTTATCAGGGCTTCATACAGAAATTCTTGCCATCAAAAATTGGGTCCTTGAGAAGAAAGTAAATATGAAACAGAAGCACTTACAGATTGATCGTTCCATCCTGGAGTTCCTGAGATCAGTGGATTGTGATGAAATGTCCAGAGATCTCTTCATATCTCATGGAATAACTGCTGTCTACACAATAGAAAATGGAGATGTTGTTGTGACTGGAAGCACAGAAAGAGCACTTAATGAGGCAGAGAAGATGATAAATACAGTTCTTACAACCAAACACCTCATTGTAGAAGATCAATGTGTCCTTCAAATGCCAGAGTGGCATGATCTCAAAGAATTATTGCTAGAATTATTCAATACTTCCAAAAAGACATCTGTGTTTATAAGCCTATCTAAACAGAGAGACAAAATAATAGTGACTGGATTCAGAGAACCAGTGTTGGAAGTCAGTGAGAACTTTGGATATTTCACTGAAAAACACACTAGAATTGAAGAAACTGTTCATGTTAAATCACATGCAGTGGTTACATTCTTAAAAGACAGAAAATCACAACACTGGCAGCATTTTATTAAGTCTAATGAGGTGAAAGTGAATTTTCATTCAAAGAGACCCTGGATCAAACTGTCCGGAGAGTGTACATTTGTTCAGCCAGCtatgattttctttaaaaagttgGCAGATGGTCTTTACACAGACACGCTGATCTTACGAAAGTCAGGAGCGAAAAAGTACTTCAAAGATCAGGGTAAAATGATGCTCTCAATGTTGTTGAAGGAAAAAAGATTTGTGGTGGTTCTGCAGGATGATGACATGCTGGAAGAGGAGGGCAATTTTTTTCATG GGACTCTTGGTAGAATCTCCACTTCTTCTCCTGGTATGCATGCTATGCAAGTACATGGATTGAACCAAAACAAGTTCAGAAGTTTCG acaCATTTTGGCAGGGGAAAATTTTGGTTGGTGAAGAAATTGAGCCAGCTGTGTTTCAACTGTGTGGAGAGACACAAGAGGATCTGAGTGAAGCCAAGGACATGATCAGCAGTTTGATATTACAGGAGCATGTGACCATCCCAATCCCTGATCCAGCCATTACTCATTTCACCAGTAAGGatgcagaaacactgaatgtcATGCAGAGGGAGCTCACAGTCAGTGTCTGGCTTGAGAAGAAAGGTCAAGACTCTGTCATCACACTGGAGGGTCTGACAAGAGACGTTCACACTGCAGAGAATCATATTCAAGACATGATTAGAAAGgtgaaaagaaaggaaaaacgCGAGGCATTTTTCATTAGCAGTATGGTTCAGCACCTATATCAGAAGAATAGACACAGTGCCAAAAACTTTGAAATGTTGACCAGTTATGAGCTGGAACAGTCCTATTATAAGAGACAACCTACAGTGAGAATGAAGATTAACAATGATGAATATGAGGCTGATTTTGTTCGCAAAGAGGCCACAAGACGGAGACTGGGGATTGAACTAAATAGTATAGATCTGAAAG TTGGAGCTCAAAGCCCTTTGCCTTCACACTGGGAGGACATGAAAGGACAGCCAGTTGTTCTTGTAAAACTCACTGCAGGCTCAAAGGAATATGCAGATGTGGAGAAAGAGTTCAGGAGAACCAATCTAAATTCGAACATCATTAAA aTTGAAAGAGTCCAGAACAGTGCACTTTGGAGAAACTACATGATCAAAAAGGAGGAACTGGAAGTTAAAAACAAGCATAAAAACAACGAAAAGCTTCTCTTCCATGGAACTGCCCCTGATAAGACTGATCAGATCAACCATCACGGCTTCAATCGCAGTTTCGCTGGCATGCATG GAGCCATGTATGGGAATGGTACGTATTTTGCTGTGGACCCACGTTACTCAGCCCAACGCTACTCTAAATGTGATGCCAATGGACACAAATGCATGTACCTTGCCAGGGTGCTTGTTGGTGATTACACTCAAGGAAAACAAGGTCTTCCTGTTCCCCCTGCGAAGAGCTCCAAGAGTGTTGATCTCTATAACAGTGTGACTGATAATATGAACAACCCAACCATGTTTGTGATCTTCAATGATGTACAGGCTTACCCAGAATACCTACTCACCTTCCAGCAGGGCAGGGCTGGGGCTAATATTCATCCCAGGAAAAATCCGTTCCATCCAGCTTATAATTTCTTgtggtga
- the LOC131548004 gene encoding protein mono-ADP-ribosyltransferase PARP14-like isoform X1, with product MEEYHYPIIVEGDWGPAKNLKNKLQIHFQSKKKSQGGDCIMQYNDGSNSATILFKSSHIRDSVLSKAEHIITIDNQQIKLKVYKPSDVEKQADRTGPKTEQACGYQEPNQSEPSVMVLENLPDDFNQDVLTLLVEDISRLPDYDFSMELIPELRKAVVTFKNPNAAEKFLEESRTHEKFKQYNLRACALERSTCVRVENLPAEANNSKMLLELYFEKWGGPVEEVITIPSEQAAIIIFKEEEAKERVLKQENNICDVPVKIYPYFKSLDTILYGGNRTHLKRPGLVEREKNSVKEYMEISPALYSLLEQDGLKSAVSPQLCIDYNKKMNRLVLSGLHTEILAIKNWVLEKKVNMKQKHLQIDRSILEFLRSVDCDEMSRDLFISHGITAVYTIENGDVVVTGSTERALNEAEKMINTVLTTKHLIVEDQCVLQMPEWHDLKELLLELFNTSKKTSVFISLSKQRDKIIVTGFREPVLEVSENFGYFTEKHTRIEETVHVKSHAVVTFLKDRKSQHWQHFIKSNEVKVNFHSKRPWIKLSGECTFVQPAMIFFKKLADGLYTDTLILRKSGAKKYFKDQGKMMLSMLLKEKRFVVVLQDDDMLEEEGNFFHGTLGRISTSSPGMHAMQVHGLNQNKFRSFDTFWQGKILVGEEIEPAVFQLCGETQEDLSEAKDMISSLILQEHVTIPIPDPAITHFTSKDAETLNVMQRELTVSVWLEKKGQDSVITLEGLTRDVHTAENHIQDMIRKVKRKEKREAFFISSMVQHLYQKNRHSAKNFEMLTSYELEQSYYKRQPTVRMKINNDEYEADFVRKEATRRRLGIELNSIDLKVGAQSPLPSHWEDMKGQPVVLVKLTAGSKEYADVEKEFRRTNLNSNIIKIERVQNSALWRNYMIKKEELEVKNKHKNNEKLLFHGTAPDKTDQINHHGFNRSFAGMHGAMYGNGTYFAVDPRYSAQRYSKCDANGHKCMYLARVLVGDYTQGKQGLPVPPAKSSKSVDLYNSVTDNMNNPTMFVIFNDVQAYPEYLLTFQQGRAGANIHPRKNPFHPAYNFLW from the exons ATGGAGGAATATCATTATCCCATCATTGTAGAGGGAGACTGGGGGCCtgcaaaaaatctgaaaaataaacTTCAGATTCATTTTCAGAGTAAGAAAAAATCTCAGGGAGGAGACTGCATCATGCAATATAATGACGGGAGCAACTCTGCTACAATTCTTTTCAAATCATCTCACA TCAGAGATAGCGTGCTCTCAAAGGCAGAACACATTATTACCATTGACAATCAACAAATCAAGTTGAAAGTGTACAAACCCAGCGATGTAGAGAAACAGGCAGACCGCACTGGACCAAAA ACAGAACAGGCATGTGGATATCAGGAACCAA ATCAAAGTGAACCAAGTGTCATGGTCCTGGAGAAccttccagatgattttaatcAAGATGTTTTGACTCTTTTGGTGGAGGACATCAGCAGACTTCCTGATTATGACTTTAGCATGGAATTAATACCAGAATTAAGAAAAGCTGTTGTGACTTTTAAAAATCCCAATG CTGCAGAAAAGTTTCTTGAGGAGAGCAGGACACATGAAAAGTTCAAGCAGTATAATCTGAGGGCCTGTGCACTGGAGAGAAGCACATGTGTGCGGGTGGAGAATCTTCCAGCTGAGGCCAACAACAGCAAGATGCTGCTGGAACTGTATTTTGAGAAATGGGGTGGTCCAGTAGAGGAAGTTATCACAATTCCATCAGAGCAAGCAGCCATTATCATCTTTAAGGAGGAAGAAG ccAAAGAGAGAGTTTTGAAGCAAGAGAATAACATCTGTGATGTTCCAGTCAAGATATATCCCTACTTTAAATCACTGGATACAATCTTGTATGGTGGCAACAGGACACATTTGAAGCGGCCAGGTCTTGTGGAAAGAGAGAAGAACAGTGTGAAAGAGTATATGGAGATTTCTCCTGCCTTGTACTCTCTGCTTGAACAGGATGGCCTAAAAAGTGCTGTTTCTCCACAACTGTGCATTGActacaacaaaaaaatgaacagaTTAGTTTTATCAGGGCTTCATACAGAAATTCTTGCCATCAAAAATTGGGTCCTTGAGAAGAAAGTAAATATGAAACAGAAGCACTTACAGATTGATCGTTCCATCCTGGAGTTCCTGAGATCAGTGGATTGTGATGAAATGTCCAGAGATCTCTTCATATCTCATGGAATAACTGCTGTCTACACAATAGAAAATGGAGATGTTGTTGTGACTGGAAGCACAGAAAGAGCACTTAATGAGGCAGAGAAGATGATAAATACAGTTCTTACAACCAAACACCTCATTGTAGAAGATCAATGTGTCCTTCAAATGCCAGAGTGGCATGATCTCAAAGAATTATTGCTAGAATTATTCAATACTTCCAAAAAGACATCTGTGTTTATAAGCCTATCTAAACAGAGAGACAAAATAATAGTGACTGGATTCAGAGAACCAGTGTTGGAAGTCAGTGAGAACTTTGGATATTTCACTGAAAAACACACTAGAATTGAAGAAACTGTTCATGTTAAATCACATGCAGTGGTTACATTCTTAAAAGACAGAAAATCACAACACTGGCAGCATTTTATTAAGTCTAATGAGGTGAAAGTGAATTTTCATTCAAAGAGACCCTGGATCAAACTGTCCGGAGAGTGTACATTTGTTCAGCCAGCtatgattttctttaaaaagttgGCAGATGGTCTTTACACAGACACGCTGATCTTACGAAAGTCAGGAGCGAAAAAGTACTTCAAAGATCAGGGTAAAATGATGCTCTCAATGTTGTTGAAGGAAAAAAGATTTGTGGTGGTTCTGCAGGATGATGACATGCTGGAAGAGGAGGGCAATTTTTTTCATG GGACTCTTGGTAGAATCTCCACTTCTTCTCCTGGTATGCATGCTATGCAAGTACATGGATTGAACCAAAACAAGTTCAGAAGTTTCG acaCATTTTGGCAGGGGAAAATTTTGGTTGGTGAAGAAATTGAGCCAGCTGTGTTTCAACTGTGTGGAGAGACACAAGAGGATCTGAGTGAAGCCAAGGACATGATCAGCAGTTTGATATTACAGGAGCATGTGACCATCCCAATCCCTGATCCAGCCATTACTCATTTCACCAGTAAGGatgcagaaacactgaatgtcATGCAGAGGGAGCTCACAGTCAGTGTCTGGCTTGAGAAGAAAGGTCAAGACTCTGTCATCACACTGGAGGGTCTGACAAGAGACGTTCACACTGCAGAGAATCATATTCAAGACATGATTAGAAAGgtgaaaagaaaggaaaaacgCGAGGCATTTTTCATTAGCAGTATGGTTCAGCACCTATATCAGAAGAATAGACACAGTGCCAAAAACTTTGAAATGTTGACCAGTTATGAGCTGGAACAGTCCTATTATAAGAGACAACCTACAGTGAGAATGAAGATTAACAATGATGAATATGAGGCTGATTTTGTTCGCAAAGAGGCCACAAGACGGAGACTGGGGATTGAACTAAATAGTATAGATCTGAAAG TTGGAGCTCAAAGCCCTTTGCCTTCACACTGGGAGGACATGAAAGGACAGCCAGTTGTTCTTGTAAAACTCACTGCAGGCTCAAAGGAATATGCAGATGTGGAGAAAGAGTTCAGGAGAACCAATCTAAATTCGAACATCATTAAA aTTGAAAGAGTCCAGAACAGTGCACTTTGGAGAAACTACATGATCAAAAAGGAGGAACTGGAAGTTAAAAACAAGCATAAAAACAACGAAAAGCTTCTCTTCCATGGAACTGCCCCTGATAAGACTGATCAGATCAACCATCACGGCTTCAATCGCAGTTTCGCTGGCATGCATG GAGCCATGTATGGGAATGGTACGTATTTTGCTGTGGACCCACGTTACTCAGCCCAACGCTACTCTAAATGTGATGCCAATGGACACAAATGCATGTACCTTGCCAGGGTGCTTGTTGGTGATTACACTCAAGGAAAACAAGGTCTTCCTGTTCCCCCTGCGAAGAGCTCCAAGAGTGTTGATCTCTATAACAGTGTGACTGATAATATGAACAACCCAACCATGTTTGTGATCTTCAATGATGTACAGGCTTACCCAGAATACCTACTCACCTTCCAGCAGGGCAGGGCTGGGGCTAATATTCATCCCAGGAAAAATCCGTTCCATCCAGCTTATAATTTCTTgtggtga
- the LOC131548004 gene encoding protein mono-ADP-ribosyltransferase PARP14-like isoform X3 yields the protein MIRDSVLSKAEHIITIDNQQIKLKVYKPSDVEKQADRTGPKTEQACGYQEPNQSEPSVMVLENLPDDFNQDVLTLLVEDISRLPDYDFSMELIPELRKAVVTFKNPNAAEKFLEESRTHEKFKQYNLRACALERSTCVRVENLPAEANNSKMLLELYFEKWGGPVEEVITIPSEQAAIIIFKEEEAKERVLKQENNICDVPVKIYPYFKSLDTILYGGNRTHLKRPGLVEREKNSVKEYMEISPALYSLLEQDGLKSAVSPQLCIDYNKKMNRLVLSGLHTEILAIKNWVLEKKVNMKQKHLQIDRSILEFLRSVDCDEMSRDLFISHGITAVYTIENGDVVVTGSTERALNEAEKMINTVLTTKHLIVEDQCVLQMPEWHDLKELLLELFNTSKKTSVFISLSKQRDKIIVTGFREPVLEVSENFGYFTEKHTRIEETVHVKSHAVVTFLKDRKSQHWQHFIKSNEVKVNFHSKRPWIKLSGECTFVQPAMIFFKKLADGLYTDTLILRKSGAKKYFKDQGKMMLSMLLKEKRFVVVLQDDDMLEEEGNFFHGTLGRISTSSPGMHAMQVHGLNQNKFRSFDTFWQGKILVGEEIEPAVFQLCGETQEDLSEAKDMISSLILQEHVTIPIPDPAITHFTSKDAETLNVMQRELTVSVWLEKKGQDSVITLEGLTRDVHTAENHIQDMIRKVKRKEKREAFFISSMVQHLYQKNRHSAKNFEMLTSYELEQSYYKRQPTVRMKINNDEYEADFVRKEATRRRLGIELNSIDLKVGAQSPLPSHWEDMKGQPVVLVKLTAGSKEYADVEKEFRRTNLNSNIIKIERVQNSALWRNYMIKKEELEVKNKHKNNEKLLFHGTAPDKTDQINHHGFNRSFAGMHGAMYGNGTYFAVDPRYSAQRYSKCDANGHKCMYLARVLVGDYTQGKQGLPVPPAKSSKSVDLYNSVTDNMNNPTMFVIFNDVQAYPEYLLTFQQGRAGANIHPRKNPFHPAYNFLW from the exons ATGA TCAGAGATAGCGTGCTCTCAAAGGCAGAACACATTATTACCATTGACAATCAACAAATCAAGTTGAAAGTGTACAAACCCAGCGATGTAGAGAAACAGGCAGACCGCACTGGACCAAAA ACAGAACAGGCATGTGGATATCAGGAACCAA ATCAAAGTGAACCAAGTGTCATGGTCCTGGAGAAccttccagatgattttaatcAAGATGTTTTGACTCTTTTGGTGGAGGACATCAGCAGACTTCCTGATTATGACTTTAGCATGGAATTAATACCAGAATTAAGAAAAGCTGTTGTGACTTTTAAAAATCCCAATG CTGCAGAAAAGTTTCTTGAGGAGAGCAGGACACATGAAAAGTTCAAGCAGTATAATCTGAGGGCCTGTGCACTGGAGAGAAGCACATGTGTGCGGGTGGAGAATCTTCCAGCTGAGGCCAACAACAGCAAGATGCTGCTGGAACTGTATTTTGAGAAATGGGGTGGTCCAGTAGAGGAAGTTATCACAATTCCATCAGAGCAAGCAGCCATTATCATCTTTAAGGAGGAAGAAG ccAAAGAGAGAGTTTTGAAGCAAGAGAATAACATCTGTGATGTTCCAGTCAAGATATATCCCTACTTTAAATCACTGGATACAATCTTGTATGGTGGCAACAGGACACATTTGAAGCGGCCAGGTCTTGTGGAAAGAGAGAAGAACAGTGTGAAAGAGTATATGGAGATTTCTCCTGCCTTGTACTCTCTGCTTGAACAGGATGGCCTAAAAAGTGCTGTTTCTCCACAACTGTGCATTGActacaacaaaaaaatgaacagaTTAGTTTTATCAGGGCTTCATACAGAAATTCTTGCCATCAAAAATTGGGTCCTTGAGAAGAAAGTAAATATGAAACAGAAGCACTTACAGATTGATCGTTCCATCCTGGAGTTCCTGAGATCAGTGGATTGTGATGAAATGTCCAGAGATCTCTTCATATCTCATGGAATAACTGCTGTCTACACAATAGAAAATGGAGATGTTGTTGTGACTGGAAGCACAGAAAGAGCACTTAATGAGGCAGAGAAGATGATAAATACAGTTCTTACAACCAAACACCTCATTGTAGAAGATCAATGTGTCCTTCAAATGCCAGAGTGGCATGATCTCAAAGAATTATTGCTAGAATTATTCAATACTTCCAAAAAGACATCTGTGTTTATAAGCCTATCTAAACAGAGAGACAAAATAATAGTGACTGGATTCAGAGAACCAGTGTTGGAAGTCAGTGAGAACTTTGGATATTTCACTGAAAAACACACTAGAATTGAAGAAACTGTTCATGTTAAATCACATGCAGTGGTTACATTCTTAAAAGACAGAAAATCACAACACTGGCAGCATTTTATTAAGTCTAATGAGGTGAAAGTGAATTTTCATTCAAAGAGACCCTGGATCAAACTGTCCGGAGAGTGTACATTTGTTCAGCCAGCtatgattttctttaaaaagttgGCAGATGGTCTTTACACAGACACGCTGATCTTACGAAAGTCAGGAGCGAAAAAGTACTTCAAAGATCAGGGTAAAATGATGCTCTCAATGTTGTTGAAGGAAAAAAGATTTGTGGTGGTTCTGCAGGATGATGACATGCTGGAAGAGGAGGGCAATTTTTTTCATG GGACTCTTGGTAGAATCTCCACTTCTTCTCCTGGTATGCATGCTATGCAAGTACATGGATTGAACCAAAACAAGTTCAGAAGTTTCG acaCATTTTGGCAGGGGAAAATTTTGGTTGGTGAAGAAATTGAGCCAGCTGTGTTTCAACTGTGTGGAGAGACACAAGAGGATCTGAGTGAAGCCAAGGACATGATCAGCAGTTTGATATTACAGGAGCATGTGACCATCCCAATCCCTGATCCAGCCATTACTCATTTCACCAGTAAGGatgcagaaacactgaatgtcATGCAGAGGGAGCTCACAGTCAGTGTCTGGCTTGAGAAGAAAGGTCAAGACTCTGTCATCACACTGGAGGGTCTGACAAGAGACGTTCACACTGCAGAGAATCATATTCAAGACATGATTAGAAAGgtgaaaagaaaggaaaaacgCGAGGCATTTTTCATTAGCAGTATGGTTCAGCACCTATATCAGAAGAATAGACACAGTGCCAAAAACTTTGAAATGTTGACCAGTTATGAGCTGGAACAGTCCTATTATAAGAGACAACCTACAGTGAGAATGAAGATTAACAATGATGAATATGAGGCTGATTTTGTTCGCAAAGAGGCCACAAGACGGAGACTGGGGATTGAACTAAATAGTATAGATCTGAAAG TTGGAGCTCAAAGCCCTTTGCCTTCACACTGGGAGGACATGAAAGGACAGCCAGTTGTTCTTGTAAAACTCACTGCAGGCTCAAAGGAATATGCAGATGTGGAGAAAGAGTTCAGGAGAACCAATCTAAATTCGAACATCATTAAA aTTGAAAGAGTCCAGAACAGTGCACTTTGGAGAAACTACATGATCAAAAAGGAGGAACTGGAAGTTAAAAACAAGCATAAAAACAACGAAAAGCTTCTCTTCCATGGAACTGCCCCTGATAAGACTGATCAGATCAACCATCACGGCTTCAATCGCAGTTTCGCTGGCATGCATG GAGCCATGTATGGGAATGGTACGTATTTTGCTGTGGACCCACGTTACTCAGCCCAACGCTACTCTAAATGTGATGCCAATGGACACAAATGCATGTACCTTGCCAGGGTGCTTGTTGGTGATTACACTCAAGGAAAACAAGGTCTTCCTGTTCCCCCTGCGAAGAGCTCCAAGAGTGTTGATCTCTATAACAGTGTGACTGATAATATGAACAACCCAACCATGTTTGTGATCTTCAATGATGTACAGGCTTACCCAGAATACCTACTCACCTTCCAGCAGGGCAGGGCTGGGGCTAATATTCATCCCAGGAAAAATCCGTTCCATCCAGCTTATAATTTCTTgtggtga